Proteins encoded together in one Lathyrus oleraceus cultivar Zhongwan6 chromosome 5, CAAS_Psat_ZW6_1.0, whole genome shotgun sequence window:
- the LOC127078631 gene encoding uncharacterized protein LOC127078631, which yields MVITLDISSVIQNMDTPKLKDQGSFFIPCHICTMNFERALCDLEASVSLIPFPVCKKLDMGDMKSTNVCLHLVDRSVKYPIGMLEYVPVRLGEYYVTVDFVMMDIDKDCQIPIILVRYFLAMVGAIIEVKRGKLTFKVGGEKIKFILEKLFKNPSLRDSCCLVDLLSEYVQENAPESPPTTKLEESLLDGTKVDEVDTLAKSFE from the coding sequence ATGGTCATTACCCTTGATATTAGTTCCGTGATACAAAACATGGATACCCCTAAGCTCAAAGACCAAGGAAGTTTCTTTATCCCTTGTCATATATGTACCATGAACTTTGAGAGAGCTCTATGTGATTTAGAGGCTAGTGTTAGCCTAATTCCTTTTCCCGTCTGTAAGAAGTTAGATATGGGGGACATGAAATCTACCAATGTGTGTTTACACCTTGTCGATAGATCAGTTAAGTATCCCATAGGTATGTTAGAGTACGTCCCAGTGAGATTAGGAGAGTATTATGTTACAGTGGACTTTGTGATGATGGACATCGATAAAGATTGTCAAATTCCTATAATTTTAGTAAGGTATTTCTTAGCTATGGTGGGGGCCATCATAGAGGTCAAGAGAGGGAAGTTGACCTTTAAGGTGGGAGGTGAGAAGATCAAGTTTATTTTAGAAAAATTATTTAAGAACCCTTCTTTAAGGGACTCTTGTTGTTTGGTTGATTTGTTAAGTGAATATGTTCAAGAGAATGCACCAGAATCTCCTCCTACCACCAAGTTGGAGGAGAGTTTACTTGATGGTACTAAGGTTGACGAAGTTGATACCCTAGCTAAGAGTTTTGAATAA